A genomic window from Salvelinus alpinus chromosome 10, SLU_Salpinus.1, whole genome shotgun sequence includes:
- the cracdlb gene encoding CRACD-like protein isoform X4 produces the protein MDTNAGEVEDSGEELTGRKKSRFKLLKSRLFGRLKRKETEGLMKQSQSASDVTADVIALGDNDSEDDCLGGPNTLGSRALSHDSIFLADQSQSSSEPTRVLSQENIHSRIRELQLKLQRQNMCLGPPPLLIPGKRMEDSGATSEDDGLPQSPPEILFHDRTAQGPSYKCLSQPSSRPLSPNPVSPCDPEPSPAVDFTSPAQYTPSLDSSAARHRMSVKPRNQRASAKGRKGPLRASRLGSESLSDLDPDQPLSEREEEQDGTEDEDREEEEERERPFSSSPKDSEEKPWQSVPPGGQKEVLQRQESSETEGRVTTNPLYLQAMTSPLPEPMTKTSILETPSLPTPPSAAVEEPQKPPEPIRVKRPRTLIQDNSDQGSRPGSTSEKTLSRPLSPVYGSDNVTSTTNQLPSKEKPEENMTPATSNKGDRLSRNTQGVSLADTSSSTHHSALPTPAPRVIRQTQRPAFERESVRETTAVPLSGVNEETSKLDMVQRRRGLPTGHEDTLPRANSFSTSSSRQRSKSATGSAHTGTRNKEMNAEGKGGEGLVAKNPHQESVRRQEVKPEQATFKGLKENQPQPAPQERKVQTEVKVVEETGLKGGEKRDGQSEGNEEEEQGQEQGQEQGQEQEQEQEQEQERRSAFGVKLRTTSQSLKYRLQRDQEFRVKCHIVSTTAEPVKGEIGTSLKVRGDLANKASRKGPSQVSDCPPSYTPDRNRLNENQGTVLILSLDDDDTDLVVDAFLDPDKGPSSRPALGLPRGAETPGSNGSAGSEPVWMSMAREKTRSLQQHLSPETEPGTGGAGGTTTPQYTPAPRPAPTPQPRLQPTAQPSTQPPSQSQPSTKTASQKQTSPPVVQPPSQPIPSGRPILRGMQLTAKLKTLPSDQPNTQTASQPTPQGTAQQLTQPSSQPHMPTRPTLRGASERSSRSLKRAEKMPVEKWTERALPTGTMEESSNGQIEIHIAKPEIPSSSSSSSSSSLSHRGQPTWMELAKRKSLAWSDKTMD, from the exons ATGGATACTAACGCTGGGGAAGTGGAGGACTCAGGAGAAGAGCTTACAG GGAGGAAGAAGTCTCGGTTCAAGCTGCTGAAGAGTCGTCTGTTTGGCCGTCTGAAGAGGAAGGAGACTGAAGGACTGATGAAGCAGAGCCAGTCCGCCAGTGATGTCACTGCTGATGTCATAGCTCTGGGGGACAACGACTCAGAGGATGACTGTTT GGGCGGTCCAAATACACTGGGGTCCAGAGCTCTGTCACATGACAGCATCTTCCTGGCTGACCAATCACAGAGCTCCTCTGAGCCGACGAGGGTTCTGTCTCAGGAGAACATACACAGCAGGATAAGAGAACTGCAG CTGAAACTGCAGCGGCAGAACATGTGTCTGGGCCCTCCCCCCTTGCTGATCCCTGGAAAGAGAATGGAAGATTCCGGAGCCACCTCTGAGGATGATGGTTTACCCCAGAGCCCTCCAGAGATCTTGTTCCATGAccgaacagcacaggggccttcCTACAAG TGCCTCTCCCAGCCCTCCTCCCGTCCTCTCTCCCCGAATCCTGTTTCCCCCTGTGATCCAGAGCCCTCCCCTGCAGTGGACTTCACCAGCCCAGCCCAGTACACTCCTAGCCTGGACAGCTCTGCCGCCCGTCACCGCATGTCTGTTAAACCCAGGAACCAGAGGGCCAGCGCCAAGGGACGGAAAGGTCCCCTG AGAGCAAGCAGACTTGGCTCAGAGAGCCTGAGTGACCTGGACCCAGACCAGCCCCTGtctgagagggaggaagagcaggATGGAACGGAGGAcgaggacagagaggaagaggaggagagggagcgaCCGTTCTCTTCATCTCCAAAAGACTCTGAGGAGAAGCCCTGGCAGTCAGTACCCCCTGGTGGTCAGAAAGAGGTATTACAGAGACAAGAGTCCTCCGAGACAGAGGGACGCGTCACCACCAACCCTCTCTACCTCCAGGCTATGACCTCTCCTCTACCAGAACCCATGACCAAGACCTCCATCCTGGAGACCCCGAGCCTGCCCACTCCCCCTTCAGCAGCAGTGGAGGAGCCACAGAAGCCCCCGGAACCTATCCGGGTCAAACGCCCAAGAACTCTCATCCAGGATAATTCAGACCAGGGAAGTCGGCCTGGGTCTACATCTGAAAAGACCCTCTCCAGGCCTCTCAGTCCTGTCTATGGATCAGATAATGTCACTTCCACCACAAATCAACTGCCATCAAAAGAGAAGCCAGAAGAGAATATGACCCCAGCCACCTCTAACAAGGGAGACAGGTTGAGCAGAAACACACAGGGTGTGAGCCTAGCAGACACCAGCAGCTCTACACACCACTCTGCTCTACCTACCCCTGCCCCTCGCGTTATAAGACAAACACAGAGACCTGCTTTTGAGAGAGAGTCTGTCAGAGAGACTACAGCAGTCCCACTGTCGGGCGTTAATGAAGAAACCTCCAAATTGGACATggtgcagaggaggagagggctacCTACTGGCCACGAAGACACACTGCCGAGAGCAAACagtttctccacctcctcctcaagACAGCGTTCCAAGAGCGCCACTGGCAGTGCCCACACAGGGACGAGAAACAAGGAGATGAATGCAGAAGGAAAAGGAGGGGAGGGTTTGGTGGCCAAAAACCCTCATCAGGAGTCTGTCAGAAGGCAAGAGGTAAAACCAGAGCAGGCCACATTTAAAGGCCTGAAGGAAAACCAACCACAACCCGCGCCTCAGGAGAGAAAAGTACAAACAGAAGTAAAAGTAGTGGAGGAGACAGgactgaagggaggagagaaaagagatgggcAGAGTGAGGGaaatgaggaggaggagcaggggcaGGAGCAGGGGCAGGAGCAGgggcaggagcaggagcaggagcaggagcaggagcaggagaggaggagtgcTTTCGGAGTGAAGCTGCGCACCACTTCTCAGTCTCTGAAGTATCGCTTGCAAAGGGACCAAGAATTCAGGGTTAAGTGTCATATTGTCTCAACAACTGCAGAACCAGTCAAAGGCGAAATTGGCACAAGTTTAAAGGTCAGGGGTGACTTGGCAAATAAGGCTTCGAGGAAGGGCCCGTCACAAGTGTCTGACTGCCCCCCCTCATACACCCCTGATAGAAACAGACTCAACGAGAACCAAG GCACTGTCTTGATTCTATCCTTAGATGATGATGATACTGACCTGGTAGTAGATGCCTTTTTAGACCCAG ACAAAGGCCCATCCTCCAGACCTGCTCTGGGGCTCCCAAGAGGGGCTGAGACCCCTGGGTCTAATGGGTCAGCTGGATCGGAGCCTGTCTGGATGTCCATGGCCCGGGAAAAGACCAGGAGTCTCCAACAGCATCTCAGTCCAGAGACAGAGCCTGGGACAGGGGGGGCAGGGGGGACAACAACGCCCCAGTACACCCCAGCACCACGGCCAGCTCCAACCCCACAGCCTAGATTACAACCAACAGCTCAGCCATCAACACAACCTCCATCACAATCACAGCCAAGCACAAAAACAGCCTCGCAAAAACAAACATCACCCCCAGTGGTACAACCACCATCTCAACCAATACCAAGCGGTAGACCAATCCTACGGGGAATGCAACTGACAGCTAAACTCAAAACATTGCCTTCAGATCAGCCTAACACACAAACAGCATCACAACCGACACCACAAGGAACTGCTCAACAGCTGACACAACCGTCCTCCCAACCTCACATGCCAACCAGACCAACTCTACGAGGAGCATCTGAGagatcctccaggtctctgaagAGAGCTGAGAAGATGCCTGTGGAGAAATGGACAGAAAGAGCGCTCCCGACTGGGACTATG GAGGAATCGAGCAATGGTCAAATTGAGATTCACATCGCAAAGCCTGAGATAccttcttcatcatcatcatcatcatcatcatcattgtcaCACCGGGGTCAGCCAACCTGGATGGAACTTGCCAAGAGGAAATCTCTGGCCTGGAGTGACAAGACTATGGACTGA
- the cracdlb gene encoding CRACD-like protein isoform X3 produces the protein MDTNAGEVEDSGEELTGRKKSRFKLLKSRLFGRLKRKETEGLMKQSQSASDVTADVIALGDNDSEDDCLGGPNTLGSRALSHDSIFLADQSQSSSEPTRVLSQENIHSRIRELQLKLQRQNMCLGPPPLLIPGKRMEDSGATSEDDGLPQSPPEILFHDRTAQGPSYKFPNTHRHHSSLSLAGTGSEEEEQCLSQPSSRPLSPNPVSPCDPEPSPAVDFTSPAQYTPSLDSSAARHRMSVKPRNQRASAKGRKGPLRASRLGSESLSDLDPDQPLSEREEEQDGTEDEDREEEEERERPFSSSPKDSEEKPWQSVPPGGQKEVLQRQESSETEGRVTTNPLYLQAMTSPLPEPMTKTSILETPSLPTPPSAAVEEPQKPPEPIRVKRPRTLIQDNSDQGSRPGSTSEKTLSRPLSPVYGSDNVTSTTNQLPSKEKPEENMTPATSNKGDRLSRNTQGVSLADTSSSTHHSALPTPAPRVIRQTQRPAFERESVRETTAVPLSGVNEETSKLDMVQRRRGLPTGHEDTLPRANSFSTSSSRQRSKSATGSAHTGTRNKEMNAEGKGGEGLVAKNPHQESVRRQEVKPEQATFKGLKENQPQPAPQERKVQTEVKVVEETGLKGGEKRDGQSEGNEEEEQGQEQGQEQGQEQEQEQEQEQERRSAFGVKLRTTSQSLKYRLQRDQEFRVKCHIVSTTAEPVKGEIGTSLKVRGDLANKASRKGPSQVSDCPPSYTPDRNRLNENQDKGPSSRPALGLPRGAETPGSNGSAGSEPVWMSMAREKTRSLQQHLSPETEPGTGGAGGTTTPQYTPAPRPAPTPQPRLQPTAQPSTQPPSQSQPSTKTASQKQTSPPVVQPPSQPIPSGRPILRGMQLTAKLKTLPSDQPNTQTASQPTPQGTAQQLTQPSSQPHMPTRPTLRGASERSSRSLKRAEKMPVEKWTERALPTGTMEESSNGQIEIHIAKPEIPSSSSSSSSSSLSHRGQPTWMELAKRKSLAWSDKTMD, from the exons ATGGATACTAACGCTGGGGAAGTGGAGGACTCAGGAGAAGAGCTTACAG GGAGGAAGAAGTCTCGGTTCAAGCTGCTGAAGAGTCGTCTGTTTGGCCGTCTGAAGAGGAAGGAGACTGAAGGACTGATGAAGCAGAGCCAGTCCGCCAGTGATGTCACTGCTGATGTCATAGCTCTGGGGGACAACGACTCAGAGGATGACTGTTT GGGCGGTCCAAATACACTGGGGTCCAGAGCTCTGTCACATGACAGCATCTTCCTGGCTGACCAATCACAGAGCTCCTCTGAGCCGACGAGGGTTCTGTCTCAGGAGAACATACACAGCAGGATAAGAGAACTGCAG CTGAAACTGCAGCGGCAGAACATGTGTCTGGGCCCTCCCCCCTTGCTGATCCCTGGAAAGAGAATGGAAGATTCCGGAGCCACCTCTGAGGATGATGGTTTACCCCAGAGCCCTCCAGAGATCTTGTTCCATGAccgaacagcacaggggccttcCTACAAG TTCCCTAACACTCACAGGCACCATAGCTCTCTGAGTTTAGCAGGGACAggaagtgaggaggaggagcag TGCCTCTCCCAGCCCTCCTCCCGTCCTCTCTCCCCGAATCCTGTTTCCCCCTGTGATCCAGAGCCCTCCCCTGCAGTGGACTTCACCAGCCCAGCCCAGTACACTCCTAGCCTGGACAGCTCTGCCGCCCGTCACCGCATGTCTGTTAAACCCAGGAACCAGAGGGCCAGCGCCAAGGGACGGAAAGGTCCCCTG AGAGCAAGCAGACTTGGCTCAGAGAGCCTGAGTGACCTGGACCCAGACCAGCCCCTGtctgagagggaggaagagcaggATGGAACGGAGGAcgaggacagagaggaagaggaggagagggagcgaCCGTTCTCTTCATCTCCAAAAGACTCTGAGGAGAAGCCCTGGCAGTCAGTACCCCCTGGTGGTCAGAAAGAGGTATTACAGAGACAAGAGTCCTCCGAGACAGAGGGACGCGTCACCACCAACCCTCTCTACCTCCAGGCTATGACCTCTCCTCTACCAGAACCCATGACCAAGACCTCCATCCTGGAGACCCCGAGCCTGCCCACTCCCCCTTCAGCAGCAGTGGAGGAGCCACAGAAGCCCCCGGAACCTATCCGGGTCAAACGCCCAAGAACTCTCATCCAGGATAATTCAGACCAGGGAAGTCGGCCTGGGTCTACATCTGAAAAGACCCTCTCCAGGCCTCTCAGTCCTGTCTATGGATCAGATAATGTCACTTCCACCACAAATCAACTGCCATCAAAAGAGAAGCCAGAAGAGAATATGACCCCAGCCACCTCTAACAAGGGAGACAGGTTGAGCAGAAACACACAGGGTGTGAGCCTAGCAGACACCAGCAGCTCTACACACCACTCTGCTCTACCTACCCCTGCCCCTCGCGTTATAAGACAAACACAGAGACCTGCTTTTGAGAGAGAGTCTGTCAGAGAGACTACAGCAGTCCCACTGTCGGGCGTTAATGAAGAAACCTCCAAATTGGACATggtgcagaggaggagagggctacCTACTGGCCACGAAGACACACTGCCGAGAGCAAACagtttctccacctcctcctcaagACAGCGTTCCAAGAGCGCCACTGGCAGTGCCCACACAGGGACGAGAAACAAGGAGATGAATGCAGAAGGAAAAGGAGGGGAGGGTTTGGTGGCCAAAAACCCTCATCAGGAGTCTGTCAGAAGGCAAGAGGTAAAACCAGAGCAGGCCACATTTAAAGGCCTGAAGGAAAACCAACCACAACCCGCGCCTCAGGAGAGAAAAGTACAAACAGAAGTAAAAGTAGTGGAGGAGACAGgactgaagggaggagagaaaagagatgggcAGAGTGAGGGaaatgaggaggaggagcaggggcaGGAGCAGGGGCAGGAGCAGgggcaggagcaggagcaggagcaggagcaggagcaggagaggaggagtgcTTTCGGAGTGAAGCTGCGCACCACTTCTCAGTCTCTGAAGTATCGCTTGCAAAGGGACCAAGAATTCAGGGTTAAGTGTCATATTGTCTCAACAACTGCAGAACCAGTCAAAGGCGAAATTGGCACAAGTTTAAAGGTCAGGGGTGACTTGGCAAATAAGGCTTCGAGGAAGGGCCCGTCACAAGTGTCTGACTGCCCCCCCTCATACACCCCTGATAGAAACAGACTCAACGAGAACCAAG ACAAAGGCCCATCCTCCAGACCTGCTCTGGGGCTCCCAAGAGGGGCTGAGACCCCTGGGTCTAATGGGTCAGCTGGATCGGAGCCTGTCTGGATGTCCATGGCCCGGGAAAAGACCAGGAGTCTCCAACAGCATCTCAGTCCAGAGACAGAGCCTGGGACAGGGGGGGCAGGGGGGACAACAACGCCCCAGTACACCCCAGCACCACGGCCAGCTCCAACCCCACAGCCTAGATTACAACCAACAGCTCAGCCATCAACACAACCTCCATCACAATCACAGCCAAGCACAAAAACAGCCTCGCAAAAACAAACATCACCCCCAGTGGTACAACCACCATCTCAACCAATACCAAGCGGTAGACCAATCCTACGGGGAATGCAACTGACAGCTAAACTCAAAACATTGCCTTCAGATCAGCCTAACACACAAACAGCATCACAACCGACACCACAAGGAACTGCTCAACAGCTGACACAACCGTCCTCCCAACCTCACATGCCAACCAGACCAACTCTACGAGGAGCATCTGAGagatcctccaggtctctgaagAGAGCTGAGAAGATGCCTGTGGAGAAATGGACAGAAAGAGCGCTCCCGACTGGGACTATG GAGGAATCGAGCAATGGTCAAATTGAGATTCACATCGCAAAGCCTGAGATAccttcttcatcatcatcatcatcatcatcatcattgtcaCACCGGGGTCAGCCAACCTGGATGGAACTTGCCAAGAGGAAATCTCTGGCCTGGAGTGACAAGACTATGGACTGA
- the cracdlb gene encoding CRACD-like protein isoform X1, producing the protein MDTNAGEVEDSGEELTGRKKSRFKLLKSRLFGRLKRKETEGLMKQSQSASDVTADVIALGDNDSEDDCLGGPNTLGSRALSHDSIFLADQSQSSSEPTRVLSQENIHSRIRELQLKLQRQNMCLGPPPLLIPGKRMEDSGATSEDDGLPQSPPEILFHDRTAQGPSYKFPNTHRHHSSLSLAGTGSEEEEQCLSQPSSRPLSPNPVSPCDPEPSPAVDFTSPAQYTPSLDSSAARHRMSVKPRNQRASAKGRKGPLRASRLGSESLSDLDPDQPLSEREEEQDGTEDEDREEEEERERPFSSSPKDSEEKPWQSVPPGGQKEVLQRQESSETEGRVTTNPLYLQAMTSPLPEPMTKTSILETPSLPTPPSAAVEEPQKPPEPIRVKRPRTLIQDNSDQGSRPGSTSEKTLSRPLSPVYGSDNVTSTTNQLPSKEKPEENMTPATSNKGDRLSRNTQGVSLADTSSSTHHSALPTPAPRVIRQTQRPAFERESVRETTAVPLSGVNEETSKLDMVQRRRGLPTGHEDTLPRANSFSTSSSRQRSKSATGSAHTGTRNKEMNAEGKGGEGLVAKNPHQESVRRQEVKPEQATFKGLKENQPQPAPQERKVQTEVKVVEETGLKGGEKRDGQSEGNEEEEQGQEQGQEQGQEQEQEQEQEQERRSAFGVKLRTTSQSLKYRLQRDQEFRVKCHIVSTTAEPVKGEIGTSLKVRGDLANKASRKGPSQVSDCPPSYTPDRNRLNENQGTVLILSLDDDDTDLVVDAFLDPDKGPSSRPALGLPRGAETPGSNGSAGSEPVWMSMAREKTRSLQQHLSPETEPGTGGAGGTTTPQYTPAPRPAPTPQPRLQPTAQPSTQPPSQSQPSTKTASQKQTSPPVVQPPSQPIPSGRPILRGMQLTAKLKTLPSDQPNTQTASQPTPQGTAQQLTQPSSQPHMPTRPTLRGASERSSRSLKRAEKMPVEKWTERALPTGTMEESSNGQIEIHIAKPEIPSSSSSSSSSSLSHRGQPTWMELAKRKSLAWSDKTMD; encoded by the exons ATGGATACTAACGCTGGGGAAGTGGAGGACTCAGGAGAAGAGCTTACAG GGAGGAAGAAGTCTCGGTTCAAGCTGCTGAAGAGTCGTCTGTTTGGCCGTCTGAAGAGGAAGGAGACTGAAGGACTGATGAAGCAGAGCCAGTCCGCCAGTGATGTCACTGCTGATGTCATAGCTCTGGGGGACAACGACTCAGAGGATGACTGTTT GGGCGGTCCAAATACACTGGGGTCCAGAGCTCTGTCACATGACAGCATCTTCCTGGCTGACCAATCACAGAGCTCCTCTGAGCCGACGAGGGTTCTGTCTCAGGAGAACATACACAGCAGGATAAGAGAACTGCAG CTGAAACTGCAGCGGCAGAACATGTGTCTGGGCCCTCCCCCCTTGCTGATCCCTGGAAAGAGAATGGAAGATTCCGGAGCCACCTCTGAGGATGATGGTTTACCCCAGAGCCCTCCAGAGATCTTGTTCCATGAccgaacagcacaggggccttcCTACAAG TTCCCTAACACTCACAGGCACCATAGCTCTCTGAGTTTAGCAGGGACAggaagtgaggaggaggagcag TGCCTCTCCCAGCCCTCCTCCCGTCCTCTCTCCCCGAATCCTGTTTCCCCCTGTGATCCAGAGCCCTCCCCTGCAGTGGACTTCACCAGCCCAGCCCAGTACACTCCTAGCCTGGACAGCTCTGCCGCCCGTCACCGCATGTCTGTTAAACCCAGGAACCAGAGGGCCAGCGCCAAGGGACGGAAAGGTCCCCTG AGAGCAAGCAGACTTGGCTCAGAGAGCCTGAGTGACCTGGACCCAGACCAGCCCCTGtctgagagggaggaagagcaggATGGAACGGAGGAcgaggacagagaggaagaggaggagagggagcgaCCGTTCTCTTCATCTCCAAAAGACTCTGAGGAGAAGCCCTGGCAGTCAGTACCCCCTGGTGGTCAGAAAGAGGTATTACAGAGACAAGAGTCCTCCGAGACAGAGGGACGCGTCACCACCAACCCTCTCTACCTCCAGGCTATGACCTCTCCTCTACCAGAACCCATGACCAAGACCTCCATCCTGGAGACCCCGAGCCTGCCCACTCCCCCTTCAGCAGCAGTGGAGGAGCCACAGAAGCCCCCGGAACCTATCCGGGTCAAACGCCCAAGAACTCTCATCCAGGATAATTCAGACCAGGGAAGTCGGCCTGGGTCTACATCTGAAAAGACCCTCTCCAGGCCTCTCAGTCCTGTCTATGGATCAGATAATGTCACTTCCACCACAAATCAACTGCCATCAAAAGAGAAGCCAGAAGAGAATATGACCCCAGCCACCTCTAACAAGGGAGACAGGTTGAGCAGAAACACACAGGGTGTGAGCCTAGCAGACACCAGCAGCTCTACACACCACTCTGCTCTACCTACCCCTGCCCCTCGCGTTATAAGACAAACACAGAGACCTGCTTTTGAGAGAGAGTCTGTCAGAGAGACTACAGCAGTCCCACTGTCGGGCGTTAATGAAGAAACCTCCAAATTGGACATggtgcagaggaggagagggctacCTACTGGCCACGAAGACACACTGCCGAGAGCAAACagtttctccacctcctcctcaagACAGCGTTCCAAGAGCGCCACTGGCAGTGCCCACACAGGGACGAGAAACAAGGAGATGAATGCAGAAGGAAAAGGAGGGGAGGGTTTGGTGGCCAAAAACCCTCATCAGGAGTCTGTCAGAAGGCAAGAGGTAAAACCAGAGCAGGCCACATTTAAAGGCCTGAAGGAAAACCAACCACAACCCGCGCCTCAGGAGAGAAAAGTACAAACAGAAGTAAAAGTAGTGGAGGAGACAGgactgaagggaggagagaaaagagatgggcAGAGTGAGGGaaatgaggaggaggagcaggggcaGGAGCAGGGGCAGGAGCAGgggcaggagcaggagcaggagcaggagcaggagcaggagaggaggagtgcTTTCGGAGTGAAGCTGCGCACCACTTCTCAGTCTCTGAAGTATCGCTTGCAAAGGGACCAAGAATTCAGGGTTAAGTGTCATATTGTCTCAACAACTGCAGAACCAGTCAAAGGCGAAATTGGCACAAGTTTAAAGGTCAGGGGTGACTTGGCAAATAAGGCTTCGAGGAAGGGCCCGTCACAAGTGTCTGACTGCCCCCCCTCATACACCCCTGATAGAAACAGACTCAACGAGAACCAAG GCACTGTCTTGATTCTATCCTTAGATGATGATGATACTGACCTGGTAGTAGATGCCTTTTTAGACCCAG ACAAAGGCCCATCCTCCAGACCTGCTCTGGGGCTCCCAAGAGGGGCTGAGACCCCTGGGTCTAATGGGTCAGCTGGATCGGAGCCTGTCTGGATGTCCATGGCCCGGGAAAAGACCAGGAGTCTCCAACAGCATCTCAGTCCAGAGACAGAGCCTGGGACAGGGGGGGCAGGGGGGACAACAACGCCCCAGTACACCCCAGCACCACGGCCAGCTCCAACCCCACAGCCTAGATTACAACCAACAGCTCAGCCATCAACACAACCTCCATCACAATCACAGCCAAGCACAAAAACAGCCTCGCAAAAACAAACATCACCCCCAGTGGTACAACCACCATCTCAACCAATACCAAGCGGTAGACCAATCCTACGGGGAATGCAACTGACAGCTAAACTCAAAACATTGCCTTCAGATCAGCCTAACACACAAACAGCATCACAACCGACACCACAAGGAACTGCTCAACAGCTGACACAACCGTCCTCCCAACCTCACATGCCAACCAGACCAACTCTACGAGGAGCATCTGAGagatcctccaggtctctgaagAGAGCTGAGAAGATGCCTGTGGAGAAATGGACAGAAAGAGCGCTCCCGACTGGGACTATG GAGGAATCGAGCAATGGTCAAATTGAGATTCACATCGCAAAGCCTGAGATAccttcttcatcatcatcatcatcatcatcatcattgtcaCACCGGGGTCAGCCAACCTGGATGGAACTTGCCAAGAGGAAATCTCTGGCCTGGAGTGACAAGACTATGGACTGA